In Spodoptera frugiperda isolate SF20-4 chromosome 1, AGI-APGP_CSIRO_Sfru_2.0, whole genome shotgun sequence, the following are encoded in one genomic region:
- the LOC118273195 gene encoding heparin sulfate O-sulfotransferase — translation MFNINKLCLFSCLCVIVVIVLYFQSEIARLEDNYRKLEFRLVQTHSESRQFFPKTLEKNDDDTVVIYNRVPKTGSTSFVGVAYDLCKKNNFKVLHINITANRHIMSLNNQYKFAQNVTKWDEVKPALYHGHMAFLNFDRLGASSKPIFINLIRRPLDRLVSYYYFLRNGDNYRPHLVRKKHGDKMTFDECVERGQPDCDPNNMWLQVPFFCGHAAECWEPGNQWALDEAKRNLVNHYLLVGVTEQMLDFITVLEATLPRFFKGATEYYLNSNKSHLRQTSSKIDPNILTIEKIQQSAIWKMENELYEFAVEHFNFVKRKLLVKEANNVAQIYFYEKIRPK, via the exons ATGTTCAACATAAACAAACTATGTCTGTTCTCCTGTCTGTGCGTGATTGTTGTTATTGTCCTCTATTTTCAATCAGAAATTGCACGTTTAGAGGACAATTATAGGAAACTAG aGTTTAGGTTGGTGCAAACTCACTCGGAATCTCGCCAGTTTTTCCCAAAAACTTTAGAAAAAAATGACGATGATACGGTAGTGATATACAATAGGGTCCCGAAGACGGGATCGACGAGTTTCGTGGGTGTAGCTTATGATTTATGTAAGAAGAACAACTTTAAAGTGTTACATATCAACATAACTGCAAACCGACATATCATGTCCCTAAATAACCAGTATAAGTTCGCACAGAATGTTACTAAATGGGATGAGGTGAAGCCGGCACTCTACCACGGTCATATGGCCTTCTTAAACTTTGATCG GTTGGGTGCCTCCTCAAAGcctatatttattaacttaattagGAGACCCCTTGACAGACTAGTGTCTTACTATTATTTCTTAAGGAACGGTGACAATTACAGACCGCATCTAGTTCGGAAGAAACATGGAGATAAAATG ACGTTCGACGAATGCGTCGAGAGAGGGCAGCCGGATTGCGACCCTAATAACATGTGGCTACAAGTGCCATTTTTCTGTGGACACGCAGCCGAGTGCTG GGAACCCGGCAACCAATGGGCGTTAGACGAAGCGAAACGCAATCTAGTCAATCACTACTTACTAGTAGGTGTTACGGAACAAATGCTCGACTTTATAACAGTGCTAGAGGCTACCTTACCTCGCTTCTTCAAAGGAGCGACAGAATACTACCTAAACAGCAACAAATCACATCTTCGACAGACCAGCTCAAAAATAGACCCTAATATCTTAACAATAGAGAAGATACAGCAATCAGCAATTTGGAAAATGGAAAATGAATTATACGAATTTGCCGTAGAACATTTTAACTTTGTTAAAAGAAAGTTACTAGTGAAAGAAGCGAATAATGTAGCTCAAATATACTTCTATGAGAAGATACGGCCTAAATGA